A genome region from Maridesulfovibrio salexigens DSM 2638 includes the following:
- a CDS encoding pyridoxal phosphate-dependent aminotransferase: MKISERLMRAKPSATLAVNAKAQELRAQGKEIVSLAVGEPDCPTPAHVCEAMKKAVDDGFHRYTAVPGLPELRTAVANYYGKFYGAKAEAENTIISNGGKHSLYNLFMALIDPGDEVLIPAPYWVSYPAMVELAEGKPVIVPTTAESGFLAEIKDLEAACTEKTRLLILNTPSNPTGGHYPQAQLDEIANWAKSKGIFIVSDEVYDRLVYKPAEYSTLANFWEKNPEDVAIVGALSKSFAMTGWRVGTTLAHADLVKAMVKIQGQSTSNVNTMAQKAALAAFEGPWDLIDEMCVKFQRRRDLAYDIITSWPGVICPKPDGAFYLFPVLDTFFTEETPDSASMCTKILEEAGVALVPGSAFGDDRCIRFSYAVDDEVLKNSLEKIGKVLMGK, encoded by the coding sequence ATGAAAATTTCTGAAAGACTTATGAGGGCTAAACCGTCAGCAACTCTGGCTGTAAACGCCAAGGCACAGGAACTGCGCGCACAGGGTAAGGAAATCGTAAGCCTCGCGGTTGGCGAGCCTGATTGTCCTACTCCGGCGCATGTCTGCGAAGCTATGAAGAAAGCTGTTGATGATGGATTTCACCGTTATACTGCAGTGCCCGGACTCCCGGAACTGCGCACAGCTGTAGCAAATTACTACGGTAAATTTTACGGTGCGAAAGCTGAAGCTGAAAATACCATCATCAGCAATGGTGGTAAGCATTCTCTGTATAACCTGTTCATGGCCTTGATTGATCCGGGCGATGAAGTGCTTATTCCTGCTCCCTACTGGGTAAGTTACCCTGCTATGGTTGAGTTGGCTGAAGGTAAGCCGGTCATCGTGCCTACAACTGCCGAGTCCGGTTTTCTGGCGGAGATCAAAGATCTGGAAGCAGCATGTACTGAAAAAACCAGATTGCTGATTCTGAACACTCCCTCCAACCCCACCGGTGGACATTATCCGCAGGCACAGCTGGATGAGATCGCCAACTGGGCAAAGTCCAAAGGTATCTTCATTGTTTCCGATGAAGTTTATGACCGTTTGGTCTATAAGCCTGCCGAGTATTCCACCCTTGCCAATTTCTGGGAAAAGAATCCTGAAGACGTAGCTATTGTAGGTGCGCTCTCCAAGAGTTTTGCCATGACCGGTTGGCGTGTTGGAACCACCCTTGCTCATGCCGATCTGGTAAAAGCAATGGTCAAAATTCAGGGACAGTCCACTTCAAACGTAAACACCATGGCTCAGAAAGCTGCTCTGGCTGCTTTTGAAGGACCTTGGGATCTTATTGATGAGATGTGCGTTAAGTTTCAGCGTCGCCGTGACCTTGCTTACGATATCATCACATCATGGCCCGGTGTTATCTGCCCCAAACCGGATGGAGCTTTCTATCTCTTCCCGGTTCTTGATACTTTCTTTACTGAAGAAACCCCTGATTCCGCTTCCATGTGCACCAAGATTCTGGAAGAAGCCGGAGTCGCTCTTGTGCCCGGTTCCGCTTTCGGTGATGACCGCTGCATCCGCTTCTCTTATGCCGTGGATGATGAAGTGCTCAAAAATTCACTGGAAAAAATCGGCAAAGTGTTGATGGGAAAATAA
- the ftsE gene encoding cell division ATP-binding protein FtsE: MIRLNRLSYNFGSNWALKDVSLHIQKGEFIFLTGHSGAGKTTLMRLLYGALPLTRGQASVAGYDLHDIKRGQIPMLRRELGVVFQDFKILPNRSVYENVSLALTVRSMPKSVVDKRVRAIIRALGLEKKSYSKCSSLSGGEQQRVAIARAMVVNPKLIIADEPTGNLDFELSLHLMDVFKQFHTHGTTVVMATHSREILRCVPEARIIHLEDGQLCEPPEYLTSELCQC; encoded by the coding sequence ATGATCCGGCTTAACCGGCTTTCATACAATTTCGGCTCCAACTGGGCCTTGAAAGATGTATCCCTGCACATTCAAAAAGGTGAATTTATCTTCCTGACCGGACATTCCGGAGCAGGCAAGACCACCCTTATGCGTCTGCTTTACGGTGCCCTTCCACTCACCCGTGGTCAGGCCTCTGTTGCCGGATACGACTTGCATGATATCAAGCGCGGCCAGATTCCCATGCTGCGCCGTGAACTTGGTGTTGTCTTTCAGGATTTCAAAATCCTGCCGAACCGTTCAGTATACGAAAATGTTTCCCTCGCCCTGACAGTCCGCAGCATGCCCAAGTCTGTTGTGGACAAAAGGGTCCGGGCCATTATCCGCGCCCTCGGACTTGAAAAGAAAAGCTACTCGAAATGCAGCAGTCTTTCCGGTGGAGAACAGCAACGTGTAGCCATCGCCCGTGCAATGGTAGTAAATCCCAAACTGATCATTGCCGACGAACCTACCGGAAACCTCGACTTTGAGCTTTCCCTGCATTTAATGGATGTTTTCAAGCAATTTCACACTCATGGCACCACAGTAGTCATGGCGACCCACAGCCGTGAAATTCTGCGCTGTGTACCTGAAGCCAGAATTATCCACCTTGAAGACGGCCAGCTCTGCGAACCACCGGAATACCTTACCTCGGAGCTCTGCCAATGTTAG
- a CDS encoding cell division protein FtsX, with amino-acid sequence MLALFFRLIVRGIRDLGLHPWANIFTLVAVTMVSIMAGLFMLTLHNVNQELLKSKGQVEIQMFWASNTPAEDYEKQWAELRNIKGLKDIRTFTPENALKQLSEALSDSDDFSWLGKSRNPLPPTALLSFSVEQGVENERWAADLLHDLKALPFVDKVHYNPLQIDLARGWISLTQSIVWPIIAFLGLIVALVVGNTMRLSLMTRKDEIEILYLVGAKQWFIRLPLLTGGALLGLVGSSTALGILYAAQQFFTDILNFPPLFMKLTFLPPEQCLILAGTVTLIGMLSSFVAVKN; translated from the coding sequence ATGTTAGCACTTTTCTTCAGGCTCATCGTCCGTGGTATCCGTGATCTGGGATTGCATCCGTGGGCTAATATTTTTACCCTTGTGGCTGTTACCATGGTCTCCATCATGGCCGGACTGTTCATGCTCACCCTGCATAACGTCAATCAGGAACTGCTCAAGAGCAAAGGACAGGTTGAAATCCAGATGTTCTGGGCTTCAAATACTCCAGCTGAAGATTACGAAAAACAATGGGCCGAACTGCGTAATATTAAAGGCTTGAAAGACATTCGTACCTTCACCCCGGAAAACGCCTTAAAGCAACTTTCAGAAGCACTCAGCGACAGTGATGATTTCTCATGGCTCGGTAAATCCAGGAACCCCCTGCCGCCTACTGCCCTGCTTTCTTTTTCCGTAGAACAGGGCGTTGAAAATGAACGTTGGGCCGCAGATTTACTGCATGACCTTAAAGCACTTCCCTTTGTGGACAAGGTGCATTACAATCCCCTGCAGATTGACCTTGCAAGGGGCTGGATCAGCCTGACCCAATCCATAGTCTGGCCCATCATCGCTTTCCTCGGTCTGATAGTCGCACTTGTTGTCGGAAACACCATGCGCCTTTCACTTATGACCCGCAAAGATGAAATAGAAATCCTATATCTAGTGGGCGCCAAGCAATGGTTTATCCGTCTTCCGCTCCTAACCGGAGGGGCACTGCTCGGACTCGTCGGAAGTTCAACAGCCCTAGGTATCCTTTACGCTGCCCAGCAATTTTTCACAGATATCCTGAACTTTCCGCCGCTATTCATGAAATTGACCTTCCTGCCCCCTGAACAATGCCTTATACTGGCAGGAACCGTCACCCTGATCGGAATGCTGAGCAGCTTTGTGGCTGTTAAGAATTAG
- the ilvD gene encoding dihydroxy-acid dehydratase: MRSKKMTGGLEKAPHRSLLYALGLSKDEVNRPLIGICNAANEIIPGHVHLHTITRAVKDGVRLAGGVPMEFPAIGVCDGLAMNHTGMRYSLPSREIIADSIEIMATAHPFDALVLIPNCDKIVPGMLMAALRLNIPTIVISGGPMLAGRKDGKKVDLITVFEGVGQVKTGNMTEDELTVLEQSACPTCGSCSGMFTANSMNCLSETIGLALPGNGTIPAVMAERTRLAKAAGSQIMTLLEKDIKPRDIVTEKSLKNAVTMDMALGCSTNTVLHLPAIFNEAGLKLDLTVFDEISRNTPNLCKLSPAGPDHIEDLNAAGGIQGVMAELSKTGRIELDPMTVTGKTVGENLKELNAGVKDHKIVRPVDDPYSTEGGIAVLFGNIAEDGCVVKQSAVAPEMMKRTCNAKVFNSEEEAVEAILGNQIVKGDAVVILYEGPKGGPGMREMLTPTSAIAGMGLGADVALITDGRFSGGTRGAAIGHVSPEAASGGAIGLVQTGDVIEIDIPGRSINVKLDEAEMEKRRAEFKPIEKEMPSAFLKRYSQNVTSASTGAIYKK; encoded by the coding sequence ATGAGAAGTAAAAAAATGACTGGAGGGCTGGAGAAAGCCCCGCACCGTTCCCTGCTTTACGCACTGGGCTTGTCCAAGGACGAAGTTAACCGTCCGCTGATCGGTATCTGTAACGCTGCCAACGAGATCATTCCCGGTCACGTACATCTGCACACCATCACCCGTGCTGTAAAAGACGGCGTGCGTCTAGCCGGCGGTGTGCCCATGGAATTTCCTGCCATCGGTGTCTGTGACGGTTTGGCCATGAACCACACGGGCATGCGTTATTCCCTGCCCAGCCGTGAAATCATTGCCGACTCCATCGAGATCATGGCTACCGCACATCCTTTTGATGCTCTGGTACTCATCCCCAACTGCGATAAAATCGTACCCGGTATGCTCATGGCTGCCCTGCGCCTGAACATTCCGACCATCGTCATCAGCGGCGGTCCAATGCTCGCAGGTCGCAAAGACGGTAAAAAAGTCGACCTGATTACCGTATTCGAAGGTGTAGGTCAGGTTAAGACCGGAAACATGACCGAAGACGAACTTACCGTACTCGAACAGAGCGCCTGCCCCACTTGCGGTTCCTGTTCCGGTATGTTCACTGCCAACTCCATGAACTGCCTTTCCGAAACCATCGGTCTGGCCCTTCCCGGTAACGGCACCATTCCCGCAGTCATGGCTGAACGCACCCGCCTTGCAAAAGCAGCTGGTTCCCAGATCATGACCCTGCTCGAAAAGGACATCAAACCGCGCGACATCGTTACTGAGAAAAGCCTCAAGAACGCGGTAACCATGGATATGGCTTTGGGCTGCTCCACCAACACCGTGCTGCACCTGCCCGCCATCTTCAATGAAGCAGGCCTCAAGCTGGACCTGACCGTATTTGATGAAATCAGCCGCAACACCCCCAACCTCTGTAAGCTTTCCCCCGCCGGTCCCGATCACATCGAAGACCTTAACGCAGCGGGCGGCATTCAGGGCGTTATGGCAGAACTTTCCAAGACCGGACGCATTGAGCTCGACCCGATGACTGTTACCGGTAAGACCGTTGGTGAGAACCTTAAGGAGCTCAACGCAGGAGTCAAAGACCACAAGATCGTACGTCCGGTTGATGATCCTTACTCCACTGAAGGCGGTATCGCTGTTCTGTTCGGTAACATTGCTGAAGACGGCTGCGTAGTTAAGCAGTCTGCTGTGGCACCTGAAATGATGAAACGCACCTGCAACGCCAAAGTATTCAATTCCGAAGAAGAAGCTGTCGAAGCTATCCTCGGCAACCAGATCGTTAAGGGTGACGCCGTTGTAATCCTCTACGAAGGACCCAAAGGCGGACCCGGTATGCGCGAAATGCTGACCCCGACCTCCGCAATCGCAGGTATGGGACTCGGTGCAGACGTAGCCCTGATCACTGACGGACGTTTCTCCGGCGGTACCCGCGGCGCAGCTATCGGACACGTTTCCCCGGAAGCAGCTTCCGGCGGTGCTATCGGATTGGTCCAGACAGGCGATGTAATTGAAATCGACATCCCCGGACGTTCCATCAACGTGAAGCTCGATGAAGCTGAAATGGAAAAACGCCGCGCTGAATTCAAACCCATTGAAAAAGAAATGCCCTCCGCATTTCTCAAGCGCTACAGCCAGAACGTAACTTCAGCATCAACTGGTGCTATTTATAAAAAATAG
- a CDS encoding UDP-glucuronic acid decarboxylase family protein — protein sequence MHLLKRVLVTGGAGFLGTHLCERLLADGCDVICVDNFFTGTKSNVTHLLSNPNFEIIRHDVTFPLYLEIDEIYNLACPASPIHYQHDPVQTTKTSVHGAINMLGLAKRTRAKIFQASTSEVYGDPEVHPQPESYVGSVNPIGPRSCYDEGKRCAETLFFDYYRQHKVNIKVARIFNTYGPMMHPNDGRVVSNFITQALLGNPITIYGDGSQTRSFCYVDDMIEGFLTLMDTPDEVTGPVNLGNPTEFSILELAEKVIELTGSKSELIFKPLPGDDPKQRKPDITRAKELGWEPTIQLEKGLVSTIEYFKTLDLESIFK from the coding sequence ATGCACTTACTGAAAAGGGTTCTGGTAACCGGTGGAGCAGGATTTCTGGGAACACATCTTTGTGAGCGGCTGCTTGCTGATGGGTGTGATGTTATCTGCGTGGATAATTTTTTTACCGGGACAAAATCCAATGTAACTCATCTTTTGAGTAACCCTAATTTTGAGATAATCCGGCATGATGTAACTTTTCCGCTCTATCTTGAGATTGATGAAATCTACAATCTGGCCTGTCCAGCATCACCTATCCATTATCAGCATGATCCGGTGCAGACTACCAAAACTTCCGTACACGGGGCAATCAACATGCTCGGCCTTGCCAAGCGTACCAGAGCTAAAATTTTTCAGGCTTCAACATCCGAAGTTTACGGCGATCCTGAAGTTCATCCCCAGCCGGAAAGCTACGTGGGCAGTGTAAACCCCATTGGCCCCCGTTCATGCTACGATGAAGGAAAACGTTGCGCAGAAACACTTTTTTTCGACTATTATCGTCAGCACAAAGTGAACATCAAAGTAGCCCGTATATTCAATACTTATGGCCCCATGATGCATCCCAATGACGGACGCGTGGTTTCAAATTTCATAACTCAGGCTCTTCTGGGAAATCCCATTACCATTTACGGCGACGGATCACAGACCCGTTCATTCTGTTATGTTGATGATATGATAGAGGGTTTCTTGACCCTGATGGATACCCCGGACGAAGTTACCGGACCGGTAAACCTCGGTAACCCGACAGAATTTTCTATTCTCGAGTTAGCTGAAAAAGTGATCGAACTTACCGGATCAAAATCAGAACTCATTTTCAAGCCTCTGCCCGGAGATGATCCCAAGCAGCGCAAGCCTGATATTACTCGCGCAAAAGAACTCGGCTGGGAACCGACCATACAGCTCGAAAAAGGATTGGTCAGCACTATTGAATATTTCAAGACCTTGGATTTGGAATCTATATTTAAGTAG
- a CDS encoding DUF362 domain-containing protein: MSKVYFWNLRTTRKSPHALKMKKLLKQSGLNAIIDPGNLVALKVHFGESGNTGYLNALNLRPIVDFLKKAGAKPYFTDTSTLYVGERGESVSHGLLAARHGYDPNVIGAPVMFADGLRGEYETTIPYDGKYISEAHIGGMFMETDMMVTLNHVKGHGLAGYGGAIKNIGMGCASKKGKMHIHVSTAPHLHPEKCTGCGVCITECAAKALDLDDDGKIIMGGKCTGCGRCFLSCRYGAISIDWKSDVEVFTKRLIEYNKAILDHLKRPAMHINFLMNITPDCDCHGYSDAPVCPDLGVMISSDPVAVDQAALDMINAAPPLYPSRLPDGLSQGDDKFKALAPDTPDSFGLRYAEEIGLGSRNYKLVTI; this comes from the coding sequence ATGTCCAAAGTATATTTCTGGAATTTGCGTACTACCCGCAAATCTCCGCATGCTTTGAAGATGAAAAAACTGCTCAAGCAGTCCGGTCTGAATGCTATTATTGATCCGGGCAACCTTGTTGCTCTGAAAGTACATTTCGGCGAAAGCGGAAACACCGGGTATCTTAATGCCCTCAATCTGCGTCCTATCGTAGATTTCCTGAAAAAAGCCGGAGCCAAACCTTATTTCACAGACACCAGTACACTATATGTAGGTGAGCGCGGAGAATCAGTTTCCCACGGCCTGCTGGCAGCGCGTCACGGTTATGATCCAAATGTCATAGGTGCTCCGGTCATGTTTGCAGACGGCTTGCGTGGTGAATATGAAACTACCATCCCCTATGACGGCAAATATATATCTGAAGCCCATATAGGCGGCATGTTCATGGAAACGGACATGATGGTTACACTTAACCACGTCAAAGGGCACGGTTTGGCAGGCTACGGCGGAGCCATTAAAAATATTGGTATGGGCTGCGCTTCAAAGAAAGGTAAAATGCACATCCACGTTTCCACCGCTCCGCACCTTCATCCTGAAAAATGTACCGGTTGCGGTGTCTGTATAACCGAATGTGCTGCTAAAGCACTCGATCTTGACGATGATGGCAAGATCATAATGGGTGGAAAATGCACAGGCTGCGGTCGCTGCTTCCTTTCCTGTCGCTATGGTGCAATATCCATCGACTGGAAAAGCGACGTTGAAGTATTCACCAAACGACTGATTGAATACAACAAAGCCATTCTGGACCATCTCAAACGTCCTGCCATGCACATCAACTTTCTTATGAACATCACTCCGGACTGTGATTGCCACGGATATAGTGATGCACCAGTCTGTCCGGATCTAGGAGTCATGATCTCATCCGACCCTGTTGCTGTCGATCAGGCGGCTCTTGATATGATTAATGCTGCGCCGCCGCTCTATCCCAGCAGATTACCTGACGGTCTGAGTCAAGGTGATGACAAATTCAAAGCCCTCGCACCGGATACACCTGATTCATTCGGACTCAGATATGCTGAAGAAATCGGTTTGGGTTCAAGGAACTACAAGCTGGTGACTATTTAG
- a CDS encoding HAD family hydrolase → MKTIEAIIFDFDGTLAELTIDFDEMKKRLKALGSAFLEPLPEKDVPALEWVDFIADCLAEEDPELGKEFHTRCRFLIISMEVEAARNGKLFPFTCDMLNGLRNSGIKTGIITRNTASAVRELVPEINKLSGCFLSREDVQNVKPHPEHLFKALEVIGVSPENTLMVGDHPMDIETGKRAGSMTAGVATGRMSVEELQQAEPDFVAVNCAELIQLLEKEGLVVNNL, encoded by the coding sequence ATGAAAACAATAGAAGCAATAATATTTGATTTCGATGGAACACTGGCCGAATTGACCATTGATTTTGATGAGATGAAAAAGAGACTCAAGGCTTTGGGTAGTGCATTTCTTGAGCCTTTACCGGAAAAAGATGTTCCTGCTCTTGAATGGGTGGATTTTATAGCAGACTGCCTGGCCGAGGAAGATCCTGAGCTTGGTAAGGAATTCCATACCCGCTGCCGTTTTTTAATCATCAGTATGGAAGTTGAAGCTGCCCGTAATGGCAAGCTGTTTCCCTTTACCTGTGATATGCTGAACGGTTTGCGTAATTCAGGAATCAAAACCGGAATCATTACTCGCAATACAGCTTCGGCGGTGCGGGAGCTGGTGCCTGAAATCAATAAACTCTCAGGATGTTTTCTCTCCCGCGAAGATGTTCAAAACGTAAAACCTCACCCGGAACATTTATTCAAGGCACTTGAAGTAATTGGGGTGTCACCGGAAAATACACTAATGGTCGGTGATCATCCTATGGATATAGAAACCGGAAAAAGGGCAGGTTCCATGACCGCCGGAGTAGCAACAGGTCGGATGTCCGTAGAAGAACTTCAGCAGGCTGAACCAGATTTCGTAGCTGTAAATTGTGCAGAACTTATTCAACTACTTGAAAAAGAAGGATTAGTTGTAAACAATTTGTAG
- a CDS encoding geranylgeranyl reductase family protein gives MSGKFDVIIAGAGPTGSTAATILAGKGFKVALIDKAEFPRKKLCGGLLTYKATEVLNKIFGCDVDCLKKQGIINFESPEYSINYRDYNIRDAESSIPFRFVDRIDFDYFLLQKAANAGAQIFTGEEIKECNYQDAEIKTASNRIFKGKYLIGADGVHSTIRRSVPYDKKKWRDDMAATIEIIFDKKDFPREVAKPELYIGHLRAGYIWVFPAKGKVVTGIGALTRCTTDFKKTYMDFLRSQGIANPESMHMQGYPLPYGNFMENPCFGRTLLAGDAAGLVEPLFGEGIFYALQTGRYAAESIARGITENKSPDKFYLERLEKYVFPELRYSNRLRWTLFYSQPLLKHMSFKMMFKSMPRILADMVHGVRSYKFLLKKEWD, from the coding sequence GTGTCCGGTAAATTCGATGTCATAATTGCAGGGGCAGGTCCCACAGGCTCTACAGCCGCAACCATCCTTGCAGGTAAAGGTTTTAAAGTAGCGCTGATTGATAAGGCCGAGTTCCCCAGAAAAAAACTCTGCGGCGGTCTTCTTACCTACAAGGCTACTGAAGTATTAAATAAAATTTTCGGCTGTGATGTGGATTGCCTTAAAAAACAAGGTATCATCAATTTTGAATCGCCCGAATATTCCATCAATTACCGTGACTACAACATCCGTGATGCTGAATCATCCATACCCTTCCGCTTTGTGGATCGGATAGATTTTGATTACTTCCTTCTGCAAAAAGCCGCAAATGCCGGAGCGCAAATATTCACCGGTGAAGAAATCAAAGAATGCAACTATCAGGATGCTGAAATTAAAACCGCATCAAACCGGATTTTTAAAGGAAAATACCTGATCGGTGCAGACGGTGTACATTCAACCATCCGCCGTTCAGTTCCTTATGATAAGAAAAAATGGCGCGATGACATGGCTGCGACCATTGAAATAATTTTTGATAAAAAAGATTTTCCGCGCGAAGTGGCCAAGCCGGAACTCTATATCGGTCATCTCAGAGCCGGATATATCTGGGTTTTCCCTGCTAAAGGTAAAGTAGTAACCGGCATTGGAGCACTTACCCGCTGCACTACTGATTTTAAGAAAACCTACATGGATTTCCTGCGTTCACAAGGCATTGCCAATCCCGAATCCATGCACATGCAGGGCTATCCACTCCCTTATGGAAACTTCATGGAAAATCCCTGCTTCGGACGCACTCTCCTTGCCGGAGATGCAGCAGGTCTGGTCGAACCGCTCTTTGGTGAAGGAATTTTCTATGCCTTGCAGACCGGACGCTACGCAGCAGAATCAATAGCCCGCGGAATCACCGAAAATAAAAGCCCGGACAAGTTCTATCTCGAACGTCTGGAAAAATATGTATTCCCCGAACTGCGCTACTCTAACCGCTTACGCTGGACCCTGTTCTATTCCCAGCCGTTATTAAAGCACATGTCGTTTAAAATGATGTTTAAATCCATGCCCAGAATACTGGCCGACATGGTTCACGGCGTGAGGTCGTATAAATTTTTATTGAAGAAAGAATGGGATTAA
- a CDS encoding DMT family transporter — protein sequence MNTKSFKADILLLITAIIWGAAFVAQRVGMDYMGPLTFNAVRFALGAAALIPLIQRIDSEKKKDGTYREVDKGSFIKGSLIAGGALFLGATFQQWGLVYTTAGNAGFITGLYVVFVPIMGLFFKQKTGLPTWIGAVLAVIGMYLLSVNEGFHIEMGDLLVLICAVFFAGHVVVISLLSSKIDPVKFAAGQFVVCSVFSFIGAFSFETMTFAGIWAGIVPILYGGLMSVGVAYTLQVVAQQEAKPAHAAIILSLESVFAALAGWLLLGEILTTQGLIGCGLMLSGMLLSQIKS from the coding sequence ATGAACACCAAAAGTTTTAAAGCTGATATTTTACTGCTTATCACAGCCATTATCTGGGGTGCCGCATTTGTGGCCCAGCGGGTGGGTATGGATTACATGGGACCGCTTACTTTCAATGCGGTCCGTTTTGCACTTGGCGCAGCTGCGCTTATTCCGCTCATTCAGCGTATAGACAGCGAAAAGAAGAAAGACGGTACTTATCGGGAAGTGGATAAGGGGAGCTTCATTAAGGGCAGTTTAATTGCCGGGGGCGCACTCTTTTTAGGAGCTACTTTTCAGCAGTGGGGACTTGTTTATACAACAGCAGGAAATGCAGGGTTCATCACCGGACTATACGTTGTATTTGTTCCTATTATGGGATTGTTCTTCAAGCAGAAAACCGGATTACCTACTTGGATCGGTGCAGTTTTGGCGGTAATCGGTATGTATCTGCTTTCCGTTAACGAAGGCTTTCATATTGAAATGGGCGACCTGCTTGTCCTTATCTGCGCGGTATTTTTTGCAGGACATGTAGTTGTTATTTCCCTGCTGTCCAGCAAAATTGATCCGGTCAAATTCGCAGCAGGGCAGTTTGTAGTTTGTTCAGTGTTCAGTTTTATAGGTGCCTTTTCTTTTGAGACAATGACTTTTGCCGGAATCTGGGCCGGAATTGTGCCCATTCTTTACGGTGGACTGATGTCTGTCGGCGTAGCCTATACTTTGCAGGTTGTGGCGCAGCAGGAAGCCAAGCCTGCTCACGCGGCGATTATTCTCAGCCTTGAGTCAGTATTTGCAGCACTTGCCGGATGGCTGTTGCTCGGAGAGATATTGACCACGCAAGGTTTGATAGGGTGTGGATTGATGCTGTCAGGTATGTTGCTGTCGCAGATTAAATCATAG
- a CDS encoding homocysteine biosynthesis protein, which translates to MATTFEVNKTISEINERIKKGKAVVVNAEEMVEIVRSKGKVEAAKEIDVVTTGTFSPMCSSGMFFNIGQVPPLIKTSEVWLNNVPCYAGLAAVDSYIGVTEPSDDDPLNKVHPGRFAYGGGHVIEDLIAGKTVRLKAKAYGTDCYPRREIEKDVSLKDLKDVSILNPRNCYQNYNAAVNMTSRTVYTYMGPLKPNQRNVNFATAGQLSPLFNDPYLKTIGMGTRIFLAGAKGYVIGAGTQHVKTPQRNERGIPLTPSGTLMLKSSNVTEMDSRYFRGLSFPGYGCTASIGVGIPIPILNEDMAWYTGVSDEDIQMPVKDYGYDYPNGVGNILAHVTMKELKSGSISLNGKDIPTVPLTSHSISLEIADKLKDWIQKGEFLLTEPVEEIESD; encoded by the coding sequence ATGGCCACCACCTTTGAAGTCAATAAGACAATCAGTGAAATCAACGAACGAATTAAGAAAGGTAAGGCTGTAGTCGTCAATGCTGAAGAAATGGTCGAAATCGTCCGTTCTAAAGGCAAGGTTGAAGCAGCCAAAGAGATAGATGTAGTTACCACCGGGACTTTTTCCCCTATGTGCTCTTCCGGCATGTTTTTCAACATCGGGCAGGTTCCGCCGCTTATCAAGACTTCCGAGGTCTGGCTGAACAACGTCCCCTGTTATGCAGGATTGGCCGCTGTAGACTCCTATATAGGCGTCACAGAGCCTTCTGACGATGATCCCTTGAACAAGGTTCATCCCGGACGCTTTGCTTACGGTGGAGGGCATGTAATCGAAGATCTCATTGCCGGTAAAACTGTTCGTCTTAAAGCTAAGGCATACGGTACTGACTGTTACCCGCGCCGTGAGATTGAAAAAGACGTTTCCCTCAAGGACCTCAAGGACGTATCCATCCTTAACCCGCGCAACTGCTACCAGAACTACAATGCCGCGGTGAACATGACCAGCAGGACCGTCTACACTTACATGGGACCGCTTAAGCCAAACCAGCGCAATGTTAACTTTGCCACTGCCGGACAGCTTTCCCCGCTTTTCAATGATCCGTACCTGAAGACTATCGGTATGGGTACACGCATTTTCCTTGCCGGTGCTAAAGGTTACGTTATCGGAGCCGGAACCCAGCATGTGAAAACCCCGCAGCGTAATGAGCGCGGCATCCCGCTGACCCCTTCCGGTACGCTTATGCTTAAGTCCAGCAATGTAACTGAAATGGATTCCCGCTATTTCCGCGGTCTGAGTTTCCCCGGTTACGGCTGCACAGCTTCTATCGGCGTAGGTATCCCCATCCCCATCCTCAACGAGGACATGGCCTGGTATACCGGTGTTTCCGATGAAGATATCCAGATGCCCGTAAAGGACTACGGTTACGATTACCCCAACGGCGTAGGAAACATCCTTGCCCACGTAACCATGAAGGAACTCAAGTCCGGATCAATCAGCCTGAACGGTAAGGATATCCCCACCGTTCCGTTGACCAGTCATTCCATTTCCCTTGAAATCGCTGACAAGCTCAAGGACTGGATTCAGAAGGGTGAATTCCTGTTGACTGAGCCAGTGGAAGAGATTGAATCTGACTAG